Proteins encoded by one window of Catharus ustulatus isolate bCatUst1 chromosome Z, bCatUst1.pri.v2, whole genome shotgun sequence:
- the KDM4C gene encoding lysine-specific demethylase 4C isoform X3 produces the protein MAADISDSPPNPSCKIMTFRPSMDEFREFNKYLAHMESQGAHRAGVAKVIPPKEWKPRKHYDDIEDLVIPAPIQQMVTGQSGLFTQYNIQKKPMTVKEFKQLANSDKYRTPRYVDYEDLERKYWKNLTFVAPIYGADINGSIYDEGIEEWNIAHLNTILDVVGEECGISIEGVNTPYLYFGMWKTTFAWHTEDMDLYSINYLHFGEPKSWYAIPPEHGKRLERLAQE, from the exons ATGGCTGCTGATATCTCAGACAGTCCTCCAAACCCAAGCTGCAAAATCATGACTTTCAGGCCTTCGATGGATGAATTCAGAGAATTCAACAAATACTTAGCACACATGGAATCACAAGGTGCTCATAGAGCTGGAGTTGCAAAG GTTATCCCACCAAAGGAATGGAAGCCAAGAAAACATTATGATGATATTGAGGATTTAGTGATTCCTGCTCCAATTCAACAGATGGTCACTGGCCAGTCTGGACTTTTCACACAGTACAATATTCAGAAAAAGCCCATGACAGTGAAGGAGTTCAAGCAGCTGGCCAACAGTGACAA ATACCGCACTCCAAGATATGTAGACTATGAAGATCTGGAGCGTAAATACTGGAAGAACTTGACTTTTGTCGCACCAATTTATGGAGCAGATATCAATGGGAGCATTTATGATGAA GGTATTGAGGAATGGAATATTGCCCATCTTAATACAATATTGGATGTTGTAGGAGAAGAGTGTGGAATTTCTATTGAGGGTGTAAATACACCGTATCTTTATTTTGGCATGTGGAAAACAACATTTGCGTGGCACACTGAAGACATGGATCTCTACAGTATTAATTATCTCCATTTTGGGGAGCCAAAGTCATG